Within the Streptomyces sp. NBC_00554 genome, the region TCGCCCGGCATGGTCAGCGACAGGTAGTACGTGCCGTCCTCGACGCCCGCCCGGGCCTCCGCCGCGCTCACCTCGTGCCACTCGAAGGTGTCGCTGTCGCGCAGCCCCTTGGTGATGTCGTCGCCCGCCATGACCTTCTTGCCCGCGGCGGTCGCCCCCTTGTCCGCGTTCACGAGCGCCACGGGGATGCGGTCGAGACGGCCGTACGGGTCCCAGAACGACCACAAGTAGAGGGCGCCGTAGAGCAGGGGCAGCAGCAGGAGCGCGGCCAGCGCGGCGCGCGGGAGCTTGCCCCTGCCGAAGCGCCTGAGCTCAAGCGAGGCCAGTTTCGGCGAGCGCATCGGCCGTCTCCTTGTTGTCGTTCTCGGTGTTCTCGTCGTTGTGCTGCTGCTCCGCCGCGGTTTCCGGCGCCGGCTTGGGGCTGGTGGACACGACGACGGCGTCCTCAGGAGCCTCGCTGCACACCGCGACGACCGTGGTCCCGGACTCGGCGAGAGACCTCAACAAGGCCCACGCCTCGGCCCGTTCGGCGTCGGGCAGCTTGAGGTCGAGGTCGTCGACGGCGAGCAGGCGCGGACGGCCGATGAGAGCCAGCGCGACGGACAGCCGCAGCGCCTCCAGGCGTTCCAGGTCGCGTACGGACGTCCGGGAACCCTTGGGCAGCGTCTCCCGGTCGAGCCCGGCGGCCGTCAGCGCCGTGTCGATCCGCAGTCTCGCCTCCGTCACCCGGTCCCCGCGGGGCCGCAGCAGCCCCCGCAGTGAACCGCCGAAGCGCCGTTGCAGCAGCGCCCGTTCCAGCAGGTGCTCCCCGACGGTCAGAGCCGGGTCCAGGTCGGTGACGCCCGGGACATGGGCCGGCGCACTGATCCGGCGCACCGCGGACATCTGCTTGGGCAGCCGGAAGGAACCGACGGTCGCGTGCCCCTCGCTCGGCTTCATCCGCCCACTGAGCGCGAGCAGCAGGCAGGTCCTCCCGGAACCGGACGGTCCCTCGACAGCGATCAGCGAGCCGGGCTCCGCGGTGATGTCGATGCCGCGGAAGGCCCAGCCGCGCGGTCCCTTGAGCCCGAACCCCTCGGCGCTGACGGCGACTCCATGGTGCTCGCCCACAGCTCCCCCTCTTCGAGCCGGCCGACACCGGCGGCTCTTGAACCGATTCTTTTGAACTGACTGGTCAGTGCAAAAACTATCTCGAACCTTCGATCGAAGCAAAAGCCCAGGTCAGAACGGATTGTCAGTGGCATACCTCACGATGGACACATACGGCCACAGAGCCGTCACACAGACGACAGGAGGTTCGTCATGGCCAACTCATCCGCAGCCGCCTCCCACCGGCGCCGCGCCACCGGCCCTGCCCCCTCACTGACCGGTCCGGCGAGCGACGTGCACCCCGTGCTCCGCCGGACCACGGCCCCGCCCGCCGCCCTCGAACTGCTCGCACAGGCCCACGCCGGACTCGACGAGGCGACCGCCCTCGACACACCCAACGAGCGCTATGCGACGGCCCACTTGGCCGCCCTGCGCACCGCCGCGGCCGTCCTCGCCGCGCGGGGACGCCCGGAACCCACGCCCCGACGCAGGGCACGCATCCGGAGCGCCTGGGAAGTGCTCCCCGAAATCGCGCCCGAACTCGCCGAGTGGAGCGCGTTGTTCGCCGCCGGAGCGACCCGCCGTGCCCGCGCCGAGGCGGGCATACAGGGCGCGGCCGGCAGCCGCGACGCCGACGACCTCATACGCGACGTGGCGATGTTCCTGCGCCTCGTCGAGCGGATGCTGGTGCTGCAGCCCGTGCTGCCTCAGCCCCGGCAGGACGGAGACCGGCAAGTCCCGGACGCGGGCTGACCGGCACGGGAGCCGCGAACCGCCGTTTCCTCCGAGGAGCCTCACGCTTCACGGCACAGAGCCCGAGACTCCGGAGCCGGTCGGTATTGACTCGCTGCGCTGCCCATTAGGGTGGAAGCGCATGAAGCCTTCCGCCCCGGAAAAGGGCCCGGGAGGCCCCCCGATCGCTCCGCCGTGCAAGAGGCGGTGCCGCGCCGAGGAGTCAACTGCCGTGTCGGACCCGATGCGCCCCCGCGCTTCTCTCCGTACCGCCGTGGTCTGGGAGGTCCTCAAGGACGCCCTGGACCGCCGGGTCAAGGCCACGGGGCGGGATGCCCTGGACGTCCTCGACACCGGGGGTGGCAGCGGCAACTTCGCGGTGCCCGTGGCCCGCCTCGGCCACCGCGTCACCGTCGTCGACCCCAGCCCGAACGCGCTGTTCGCGCTGGAGCGCCGGGCCGCCGAGGCCGGAGTCGCCGACCGCGTGCACGGCGTCCAGGGCGACGCACACGGCCTCTTCGACGTCGTCGAGCGCGGTGGCTACGACGCGGTGCTCTGTCACGGAGTCCTGGAGTACGTGGACGACCCGGCCAACGGCGTCCGCAACGTGGTGGACGCGCTGCGCCCCGAAGGCGTCCTCAGCCTCCTCGCCGCGGGCCTGGGCGGAGCCGTGCTGGCCCGCGCCCTCGCCGGGCACTTCAAGGAGGCCAGGCAGGCGCTCGACGACCCGGACGGACGCTGGGGCGAGGGTGATCCCGTACCCCACCGTTTCACCGCCGAACAGCTCACCGCGCTGGTCGAGGGCGCGGGCCTGAAGGTCGCCTCCGTGCATGGAGTGCGGGTCTTCGCTGACCTGGTCCCCGGCGTCCTCGTGGACACCGAGCCCGGGGCCCTGGAAGCACTGCTGAAGCTGGAGGCCGCAGCGGCCGAACTCGCCGCGTTCCACTCCGTGGCGACGCAGCTTCATGTGCTCGGTGAGACGCAAGGGGCCGGTGAGCGCTGAGCCGCCTCCCGTGGTGCGCCGCTGATCAGGGGCTTGGCTGCAGATGGAGTACGCCACAGGCCCCCCGATCGGGCGCTCGGCGCCGTATGATCGAGGGAGACCGTTCGGCATGACGGGCCGTTCGCTGGGGAATGCACGCCTCAGTGGATCCGGGCGTCATGGCGGGTTCCGGTTGGCTAATTGGCGTAGAGGGGCGGGTTTCACGGGGGCGATTCCCTGCCTATCCTGAAGGGGACCCCCGGTCGCCCCGGCGACTGCACGATGAGGAGGACTCCGTGCCGCTCTCGGAGCACGAGCAGCGAATGCTCGAGCAGATGGAGCGAGCGCTGTACGCCGAAGATCCCAAGTTCGCGACAGCGCTTGAGGGAAGCGGGCTGCGTACGTATACCCGGCGACGGGTCTACCAGGCGGTCGCGGGCTTCCTGGTGGGTATCGCGCTCCTCATGGCCGGAATGGTCGCCGTGCAGATCTGGCTAAGCGTGGTGGGTTTCCTCGTCATGCTGGGCTGCGCGGTGCTTGCCGTAACCGGTTGGCGCAAGGCCCCCAAGCCGGGTGAACAGCCGACCGCGCCAGGCGCGCCGGCCGCCCGCAGCCAAGGCCGACAGCGCCGCTCCATGATGGACCGCATCGAACAACGCTGGCAGCGCCGCCGCGACGACCAGGGTGGCCAGTAGCCCCCGAGCGCCGCGGTCAATGACATCGCCTGAGGGGGTGTCCACCAGTCCGGTGGACACCCCCTCACGCACGCCCTGAACCGGGCGCAGCGGCACTCACGCCGCAGCCGTGGGCACGCGCGCCGCGGCAACCGTCCCCGCTGCAACCTTTCCTCGCTGTGGGCATGCGTGCCGCTAGGGGCGGCGCCCGTCCCAAAAGAGCGGCACCCCGCAAGCGCCGGGCCGCGCGACCTACCCCGACCCCAGCCCCACGCCGGGCTCCCCGGCAACAGAGCGCTCCGCTGCTGACAGCGGTGCGGCCCCCGCCCCAGCCAGGGCAAGGGCCGCACACAGCGCAGGGACGGTCAGCCGTTCTGCCCCGAAGGCCGCCGCAGCAAGGTCTCCCGCCGGGCCGCCAGGCGGGCAGCCAGAGCGGTCCAGTAGTCCGACGCCGCCCACACCACCCGGATGGCTGAGCGGGGAGCGAGGAGTGCACGGAGACGGGCCGGACGGCTCGCCAAGGTGCGGAAGCCGTCCGCGACCTGACGGGCGTCCTCGGCGAGACCCGCCGTCGGACGGGGATGCGGAGCGTAGAGCACCTGCTCCACAGCCGCCGCCACCCGGTGCACCGCATCCGCCGCCGTCGGTTCGAGAAGCCCGAGACGGACAATCCGCGCGGCAGCCTTGCGAGGCGTCTGCGAGTCGTCCGGCTCGATCCCGTAGTCCCACGCCGTATCGGTCACTTCCAGCCAGGCACTCAGCGTGTACACCGCTGCATCCGCGTCGGTGCGCCCGTGCGCGCCGAGCCGCACGGCCCGTATCCGCATGCGCCACAGCATCGGCAGCAACGGCACCCCAAGGACGAGGAGTCCGGCCAAGGCCAGCCCCAGGATCTGGAGCCACGGCATACCGCCGTCGTCGGAGCCCACCGCGGCCAGCGCGGACTCGCTCGCGCACGCCTCGAGCTTCCTCTCCTGCGCCGTGCAGCTCTCGCTCGCCGACGCCGAGGCGGCAGGCGCATCGGAGGCCGACTGCGTCGGCTGCGGTGCGGCCGGCACATCGGTGCCGGACGTCTCCGGCTGGGTGTAGTCCGGAACCGAGCCCCGGTTGGGAGTGGGCTCGAAGCGCGTCCAGCCCACCCCCTCGAAGTACAGCTCGGGCCAGGCGTGCGCGTCCCGCAGACCGACCGTCATCGAACCGTCGGGCTGCGTGGAACCGGGCGTGAAGCCCACCGCCACGCGGGCCGGTATCCCCAGCGTGCGGGCCATCGCGGCCATCGCGAAGGAGAAGTGGACGCAGAAGCCCTCCTTGTCCTTCAGGAAGCGCGCGATCGCGGCAGAACCGCTGCCGACCTGCACCTCCGTGTCGTACGTGAATCCGCCGCTCACGGCGAAGTAGTCCTGGAGCTTGACCGCCTGCTCGTAGTGGTTGGCCGAGCCCGCGGTGACCTCGCGCGCGGTGTCGGCCACCACCGAGGGCAGCGAATCCGGCACCTGAGTGAACTCGCGCTTCAGAGCCGGATCCGGCTCCGGCGCCGTCGCGAGCTGCTCCGCGGTCGGCTGCACGAGCAGGCTCGTGACCTCGTACTGCACGCCTCGCGTGTTCTGGCCGTGGTCCCCGACGAGCGTGCGCCCCACCGGCTCGTACCGCCAGCTGCCGTTGATGTCCACCTGGGTGGCCGGATAGGGCATGGGGAGCCAGTCCTGCGCGTACCAGTCGGCCGCCGAGACACGGGTCTGGATCGCGGTCCGCTGGACGTCGCTCCCGAGGCCGATCGGCGTCGGGAACGTGTCCGGCACATCGACGATGTGCCGCTGGGCCGGCTTCCAGGCCGTGCCGTCGAAGTCGTCCAGGGAGACGATCCGCAGATACATGTCCTGGGTGTCGTCGGTGTTGGTGCGGTACGACATGACCTCGCGGTCCTCGTCCACGTTCAGACTGTCGCGGAGTGAGACCAGCGGGTTGACCGCAGAGATCGTGCCACCGCCTCCGGAGCCCGAGCCCACACCCGTCCCAGTACCGTCCAGCAGACCGCCGTCGAGCGAGGGCAGGGCGAGCGGCACCACCAGGGCGATGCCCAGCGCGACCGCGCCGATGCGCCGCCCGGTGCGCACGGGCGCGACGGCGCCGCCCGAGGGTTCGGGGCCCGGCGTTCGGGACGCCGCCGCTCCGCCGAAGACGCGGCCCCACTGCGAGAGCCGGTCGCGGCCCTCGGCGAGCAGCAGCATGAGATAGCCGGCGGCCGCGAGCAGGAACCACAGCCATGCGGCACCGCCGCCGGAAAGCCCCGCGGCGACCGAGTACAGCGCGAGCAGCGGGAGTCCCGCGGGAGCCGCGCTGCGGAACGTCACCGCGAGCGCGTCCACCAAGAGCCCGATCACCAGGACACCGCCGACCAGCATCAGCCGGATGCCGTCGGACAGCGGCGCCGGAATCGCGAACCGCCCGACGTCGTCCGTGCCCGCCTGCAGCAGCACCCCGAACTGGTTGAAGGCCTCGGGCCCCGGGATGATCCCGAGGAAGGCCTGCTGCCGGGCGAAGACCAGCGTCAGCAGCATCAGCGTCACCAGCGCCTGCACCGCCACGGTCAGCGGCCGGGCCAGCGGAACCCGCCGGGTCAGCGCGCCCGCACCGGACTGCATCGCCAGCAGAAACGCCGCCTGGAAGAACCAGGTCGCCGGATCGACCAGCGGCAGCAGAGCAGTCGCGGCCATGAGAGTGGCCGCCGCCGCGAACAGCGCCAGTCGCGCCCGCCCGCTCATGAGCCACCACCCCCCGCCGTACTTCCCGTCGACGCGACGCCCGTGCGCTGCCGGTCCGCCTCACGCCACAGGTCGGCGATCCCCGCCCCCCGTGGCACCCTCACAGCAGTCCAGCCCGCCTCGCGCAGCATGCGCAGTTGATCCTCGCTCTTGTCCAACGGCCCGGGGACGTCCGCCGGTTCCCGCATCCATGCCTCGCTGTCCAGCAGGAAGGCGACGGCCCCGCCGCTGCGCTGGCGCATCTTGGCGAGCACTGTCGCCTGTTCCTCGTCCAGATCGCCGAGGAAGGCGATCAGCAGCCCTTCGTTCCCGCCGCGCAGCACGTCGTAGGCGCGGGACAGACCCGTGCCGTCCGAGTGGTCGACGACGGCGAGTGTGTCCATCATCAGTCCGGCCGCGTCCGCCGACTCCGGGCTCGCGCCCGCGAAGCCGTCCGCGCCCTCGCCGGGCACCGAGCTGCCGGTGTCGGTCAACAGCCGTACCGAAAAGCCCCGTTCGAGCATGTGCACCAGCGTCGACGCCGCGCCCGAAACCGCCCACTCGAAGGCCGAATCCGGGCCCGCGCCCTCGAAGGCGACCCCACGGGTGTCCAGCAGCACCGTGCAGCGGGAGCGCTGCGGCTGCTCCTCGCGGCGGACCATCAACTCGCCGTAGCGCGCGGTCAGGCGCCAGTGCACCCGGCGCAGATCGTCGCCGTAGCGGTAGCCGCGCGGGATTATGTCGTCCTCGCCGGCCAGTGCCAGCGAGCGCTGGCGCCCGTCGCCGTACCCCTTCGCCTCACCGGTCAGCCGCACCGGCGGCAGCGCCTCCACGCGCGGGATGACCGTCAGGGTGTCGTACGTCGAGAAGGAGCGCGTCAGTTCGCACATTCCGAAGGGGTCCGTGAGCCGTAGTTGCAGCGGGCCCAGCGGATAGCGGCCGCGCAGGTCCGAGCGCACCCGGTAGGACACCTCGCGGCGGCCGCCCGCCTCCACCCGGTCCAGGACGAACCGGGGCCGCGGGCCGAGCACGTACGGCACCCGGTCCTGGAGCATCAGCAGTCCGGTGGGCAGCCGCGAGACGTTGTCCATGCGCAGATGGACCCGCGCCTCGGAACCGGCGGGCACGCGCGCGGGGGCGAGCCTGCGGCTGCCCGCGACCCGGTAACGGGTGCGGTACAGCACGGTTGCGCACACCAGTGGCAGCACCGCCAGGAGCAGGCCGACCCGGAGCAGATCGCTCTGCCCCAGGACGTACGCGCAGATCGCGGCCGCGACTCCGGCGGCCAGGAAGGAGCGGCCCCGCGTGGTGAGCCCGGCGAGTGCTGTGCGCAGCCCTCCCTTGTCCTCCTCGGCGGTGTACCCCGTCCCTCCTTGCGTCATCCAAGCCTCCGCGGCGGCTGCTGGCCGTAGGCGGTGGCACCGCGGCCCACCGTGAAGCCGGACTGCTGCTGGGGCGCGGCGGGAACGGGGATGCGCTGCAGGATTTCCTGCACGACCTGTTCGGCCGTGCGCCGGTTCAGCTGTGCCTGTGCCGTGGGCAGCAGACGGTGGGCCAGGACCGCCACGGCGAGTGCCTGGACGTCGTCCGGCAGCGCGTACTCCCGGCCGCTGAGGGCGGCGGACGCCTTCGCCGCGCGCAGCAGATGCAACGTGGCACGCGGTGAGGCGCCGAGTCTGAGATCGGGGTGCGTGCGCGTGGCCCCGACCAGCTCCACCGCGTACCGCCGCACCGGGTCGGCGACGTGGACCGAGCGGACCGCGTCGATCAGCTTCACGATCTCGTGCGCGTGCGCCACCGGCTGGAGGTCGTCCAGCGGGTTCACCCCGCCATGGACGTCCAGCATCTGCAGTTCGGCCTCCGCGCTGGGATAGCCGATGGAGACACGGGCCATGAAACGGTCGCGCTGGGCCTCCGGAAGCGGGTAGGTGCCCTCCATCTCGACCGGGTTCTGCGTGGCCACTACCATGAAGGGGCTGGGCAGTTCGTACGTCGTCCCGTCGATGGTGACCTGGCGCTCCTCCATGGACTCCAGGAGCGCGGACTGTGTCTTGGGCGAGGCTCGGTTGATCTCGTCGCCGATCACGATCTGAGCGAAGATCGCGCCCGGCTTGAACTCGAAGTCCCGGCGCTGCTGGTCCCAGATGGACACACCTGTGATGTCCGAGGGCAGCAGGTCGGGCGTGAACTGGATACGCCGCACCGAACAGTCGATGGACCGTGCCAGCGCCTTGGCCAGCATGGTCTTGCCGACGCCGGGAACATCCTCGATCAGAAGATGACCCTCGGCGAGCAGCACGGTCAGCGAAAGCCGTACGACCTCAGGCTTGCCTTCGATCACTCCTTCCACCGAACTGCGGACACGCTCCACAGTGGCGGTCAGATCTGTAAGGCTCGCTCGATCGTCATAGGTCGTCACCCGGCCCTCCTCGGCCCTTTCTCGGGCCGACGCCCTGTGCGGACCGGCCCACCCCAAAACACGGACACCAAGCGGGAAAAGTTCCGCGTGACGCCACACTCGCATTCTTGTTGCCGTTACCGGTTCGTGTCATCCGCCTGTGGATAACTGGCCGCGATATGTCTGCCTTGCGGTCTTTTGGTCGGCCCTGGTTCATGATTTTTAGTGAACAGAGGCTCCCACGAGGCCCAGAAAGCCACCGTGAAGGCCCGATGAAGATTGTCAGACCGGGTCGATCTCGCGCAGCAGACCCGTCGTGACGTCGAAGACGAAGCCGCGTACGTCGTCGGTGTGCAGAAGGAACGGCGAGGTGCGCACGCGCTGCATCGACTGCCGTACGTCCTGCTCGACATCCCGGAAGGCCTCGACGGCCCAGGCCGGCCGCTGGCCGACCTCCATC harbors:
- a CDS encoding ATP-binding cassette domain-containing protein; this encodes MGEHHGVAVSAEGFGLKGPRGWAFRGIDITAEPGSLIAVEGPSGSGRTCLLLALSGRMKPSEGHATVGSFRLPKQMSAVRRISAPAHVPGVTDLDPALTVGEHLLERALLQRRFGGSLRGLLRPRGDRVTEARLRIDTALTAAGLDRETLPKGSRTSVRDLERLEALRLSVALALIGRPRLLAVDDLDLKLPDAERAEAWALLRSLAESGTTVVAVCSEAPEDAVVVSTSPKPAPETAAEQQHNDENTENDNKETADALAETGLA
- a CDS encoding SAV_6107 family HEPN domain-containing protein, which encodes MANSSAAASHRRRATGPAPSLTGPASDVHPVLRRTTAPPAALELLAQAHAGLDEATALDTPNERYATAHLAALRTAAAVLAARGRPEPTPRRRARIRSAWEVLPEIAPELAEWSALFAAGATRRARAEAGIQGAAGSRDADDLIRDVAMFLRLVERMLVLQPVLPQPRQDGDRQVPDAG
- a CDS encoding methyltransferase, producing the protein MSDPMRPRASLRTAVVWEVLKDALDRRVKATGRDALDVLDTGGGSGNFAVPVARLGHRVTVVDPSPNALFALERRAAEAGVADRVHGVQGDAHGLFDVVERGGYDAVLCHGVLEYVDDPANGVRNVVDALRPEGVLSLLAAGLGGAVLARALAGHFKEARQALDDPDGRWGEGDPVPHRFTAEQLTALVEGAGLKVASVHGVRVFADLVPGVLVDTEPGALEALLKLEAAAAELAAFHSVATQLHVLGETQGAGER
- a CDS encoding DUF3040 domain-containing protein, giving the protein MPLSEHEQRMLEQMERALYAEDPKFATALEGSGLRTYTRRRVYQAVAGFLVGIALLMAGMVAVQIWLSVVGFLVMLGCAVLAVTGWRKAPKPGEQPTAPGAPAARSQGRQRRSMMDRIEQRWQRRRDDQGGQ
- a CDS encoding DUF3488 and DUF4129 domain-containing transglutaminase family protein; protein product: MSGRARLALFAAAATLMAATALLPLVDPATWFFQAAFLLAMQSGAGALTRRVPLARPLTVAVQALVTLMLLTLVFARQQAFLGIIPGPEAFNQFGVLLQAGTDDVGRFAIPAPLSDGIRLMLVGGVLVIGLLVDALAVTFRSAAPAGLPLLALYSVAAGLSGGGAAWLWFLLAAAGYLMLLLAEGRDRLSQWGRVFGGAAASRTPGPEPSGGAVAPVRTGRRIGAVALGIALVVPLALPSLDGGLLDGTGTGVGSGSGGGGTISAVNPLVSLRDSLNVDEDREVMSYRTNTDDTQDMYLRIVSLDDFDGTAWKPAQRHIVDVPDTFPTPIGLGSDVQRTAIQTRVSAADWYAQDWLPMPYPATQVDINGSWRYEPVGRTLVGDHGQNTRGVQYEVTSLLVQPTAEQLATAPEPDPALKREFTQVPDSLPSVVADTAREVTAGSANHYEQAVKLQDYFAVSGGFTYDTEVQVGSGSAAIARFLKDKEGFCVHFSFAMAAMARTLGIPARVAVGFTPGSTQPDGSMTVGLRDAHAWPELYFEGVGWTRFEPTPNRGSVPDYTQPETSGTDVPAAPQPTQSASDAPAASASASESCTAQERKLEACASESALAAVGSDDGGMPWLQILGLALAGLLVLGVPLLPMLWRMRIRAVRLGAHGRTDADAAVYTLSAWLEVTDTAWDYGIEPDDSQTPRKAAARIVRLGLLEPTAADAVHRVAAAVEQVLYAPHPRPTAGLAEDARQVADGFRTLASRPARLRALLAPRSAIRVVWAASDYWTALAARLAARRETLLRRPSGQNG
- a CDS encoding DUF58 domain-containing protein yields the protein MTQGGTGYTAEEDKGGLRTALAGLTTRGRSFLAAGVAAAICAYVLGQSDLLRVGLLLAVLPLVCATVLYRTRYRVAGSRRLAPARVPAGSEARVHLRMDNVSRLPTGLLMLQDRVPYVLGPRPRFVLDRVEAGGRREVSYRVRSDLRGRYPLGPLQLRLTDPFGMCELTRSFSTYDTLTVIPRVEALPPVRLTGEAKGYGDGRQRSLALAGEDDIIPRGYRYGDDLRRVHWRLTARYGELMVRREEQPQRSRCTVLLDTRGVAFEGAGPDSAFEWAVSGAASTLVHMLERGFSVRLLTDTGSSVPGEGADGFAGASPESADAAGLMMDTLAVVDHSDGTGLSRAYDVLRGGNEGLLIAFLGDLDEEQATVLAKMRQRSGGAVAFLLDSEAWMREPADVPGPLDKSEDQLRMLREAGWTAVRVPRGAGIADLWREADRQRTGVASTGSTAGGGGS
- a CDS encoding AAA family ATPase: MTTYDDRASLTDLTATVERVRSSVEGVIEGKPEVVRLSLTVLLAEGHLLIEDVPGVGKTMLAKALARSIDCSVRRIQFTPDLLPSDITGVSIWDQQRRDFEFKPGAIFAQIVIGDEINRASPKTQSALLESMEERQVTIDGTTYELPSPFMVVATQNPVEMEGTYPLPEAQRDRFMARVSIGYPSAEAELQMLDVHGGVNPLDDLQPVAHAHEIVKLIDAVRSVHVADPVRRYAVELVGATRTHPDLRLGASPRATLHLLRAAKASAALSGREYALPDDVQALAVAVLAHRLLPTAQAQLNRRTAEQVVQEILQRIPVPAAPQQQSGFTVGRGATAYGQQPPRRLG